A genome region from Anastrepha ludens isolate Willacy chromosome 3, idAnaLude1.1, whole genome shotgun sequence includes the following:
- the LOC128857965 gene encoding coiled-coil domain-containing protein 86 — protein MSEEQQKVTSEEAPETAPASVEGNESTGATTTKTKNNTAATDIKTSSGSKKPLAKKQTKKKATGAQQIRGLPKSGRPWKTPKEKFSTIKKTTHRLSFEKKTELRNQLRHIKEMSRNIKEQRKEAAVQKNQRRIENAERRLANERRAEVVQVIKNTSKLKRMKKKQMRMIEKRDISQVKVV, from the exons ATGTCTGAGGAGCAACAGAAAGTCACGTCAGAAGAGGCACCGGAAACAGCACCGGCCTCAGTTGAAGGTAATGAATCAACCGgtgccacaacaacaaaaacaaaaaataataccgCTGCCACAGATATAAAAACATCAAGTGGGTCTAAAAAACCCTTGGCaaagaagcaaacaaaaaagaaagcaacTGGGGCCCAACAAATACGCGGCTTACCCAAGTCGGGACGTCCATGGAAAACACCAAAGGAAAA GTTCTCTACAATAAAAAAGACCACACATCGCTTATCATTCGAAAAGAAGACGGAGCTGCGTAATCAACTGAGGCACATAAAGGAAATGTCACGCAACATTAAAGAACAACGTAAAGAAGCTGCAGTACAAAAGAATCAGAGACGTATCGAAAATGCAGAACGTCGATTGGCCAATGAACGACGAGCTGAAGTGGTGCAGGTCATCAAGAATACATCGAAATTGAAGCGCATGAAAAAGAAGCAAATGCGTATGATTGAGAAGCGAGATATTAGTCAAGTGAAGGTGGTGTAA
- the LOC128857964 gene encoding probable mitochondrial glutathione transporter SLC25A40: MSSELAPKKPRLLLEDPRFRIRPLQQVVSACTGALITACFMTPLDVVKTRLQAQQTTTNKCFLYCNGLMDHICPCDPNMPNQLKPEKRLNGTVDAFVKISRQEGVGSLWSGLSPTLVSALPSTIVYFVAYEQFKMHALEFHYKYMAEVKGSPRGREIPFHIPLLSGVSARICAVTFVSPIELIRTKMQSQKMSYSEMLSTVRVVMKTQGFFGLFRGLPPTILRDVPFSGIYWTCYENIKSMFGVQEPTFGFSFMAGAISGSLAATITTPFDVVKTHEQIEFGEKVLFADKPAPEVGNLNIRQRLLSIYRMNGIRGLYAGLGPRLLKVAPACAIMISTFEYSKAFFYHYNVEKHNEIMLLRSQKGNGA; this comes from the exons atgagcTCGGAATTAGCGCCGAAAAAGCCGCGGCTGTTACTAGAAGATCCCAGATTTCGCATACGCCCTTTGCAGCAGGTAGTGTCTGCCTGCACCGGAGCACTTATAACAGCATGTTtca TGACACCGTTGGACGTTGTGAAGACACGTTTACAAGCACAACAAACCACCACAAACAAGTGTTTCCTATATTGTAATGGACTTATGGATCATATTTGCCCCTGCGACCCGAACATGCCCAATCAACTGAAGCCTGAAAAGCGTTTGAATGGCACagtt GATGCCTTTGTGAAAATCTCACGCCAAGAGGGTGTCGGTTCGCTGTGGTCTGGACTTAGCCCCACACTTGTGTCTGCGCTCCCATCCACCATCGTTTATTTCGTTGCATATGAACAGTTCAAAATGCATGCGCTTGAGTTTCACTACAAGTATATGGCGGAGGTGAAAGGCTCGCCACGCGGCCGTGAGATACCCTTCCACATACCACTGCTCAGTGGCGTGTCTGCCCGTATTTGTGCAGTGACTTTCGTTAGTCCCATTGAGTTAATTCGCACAAAAATGCAGTCACAGAAAATGAGCTATAGCGAAATGCTATCCACTGTGCGTGTGGTTATGAAAACGCAGGGTTTCTTCGGTTTGTTTCGTGGTCTACCACCAACAATACTGCGAGACGTGCCCTTCTCCGGCATATACTGGACTTGTTATGAGAATATCAAAAGTATGTTCGGTGTACAGGAGCCGACGTTTGGATTTAGCTTTATGGCCGGTGCAATTTCTGGTTCG TTGGCCGCCACAATTACTACACCATTCGATGTTGTTAAAACGCACGAACAAATTGAATTTGGAGAAAAGGTGCTTTTTGCAG ACAAACCAGCCCCTGAAGTAGGTAATCTAAATATACGACAACGGCTCTTGTCCATTTATCGCATGAATGGAATACGAGGCTTATATGCCGGTCTGGGACCACGATTATTAAAAGTGGCGCCAGCGTGTGCCATTATGATTTCTACTTTTGAATACAGCAAAGCATTCTTTTATCACTATAATGTAGAAAAACACAACGAGATCATGTTATTAAGAAGCCAAAAAGGGAATGGTGCCTAA
- the LOC128857963 gene encoding BTB/POZ domain-containing protein 17 yields the protein MMEDDSVELGGEGDKNSKESKRDITTIQMEESEELSQDSSVMNNSQSVLEKIANLYAEQLMSDIILVVGNEQYPAHRVILCASSEVFQVMLMNPQWNECRKHVIELVEEPCCTAVFPQFLKYLYVGQIKISLQTVMPMLALADKYNVKDLVELCVDYMMKHIAKAATQGYLVSWLQYTIAFSPYHKELTETLKRFLKWNLEMVSESKDFVELDTAIMVLLLQQNDIVVTSEYQLFGILQRWLLHRKEVFDNDDILTLEEKNSAFLQLVEQTVVHIRFAMMTPRELAHLLLFPLLEYHKEYIVLRMAIGMSYQSGQEERVREVRYSPEGMLQFTPRLYSNDTWSVSIYVKEFDQIEKYTNYVTCFFSQRNIAETEDDHTITWEIEFFPRGVKYNKAKIIWGEDVPEFSLKTVRLRATCKYPQLYEERFKVAVLITGVQNKIDHILTVHERTEYFSNKVRVLNVDNLIPYDELALSSIKLSPHLIGPERNNLSIQVIIAPMGPYTCRDAPPFDFK from the exons ATGATGGAAGACGATTCCGTGGAACTTGGTGGCGAAGGAGACAAAAATAGCAAAGAAAGTAAACGGGACATCACAACAATACAAATGGAAGAAAGCGAGGAGCTTAGTCAGGACTCGAGTGTG ATGAATAACTCGCAAAGTGTATTGGAAAAGATTGCCAATCTGTATGCAGAGCAGCTAATGTCAGACATCATTTTGGTAGTGGGTAATGAACAGTATCCAGCACACCGTGTAATACTTTGCGCAAGTAGCGAGGTGTTCCAAGTGATGCTTATGAATCCACAGTGGAATGAGTGCCGCAAGCATGTTATCGAACTGGTCGAAGAACCGTGTTGTACTGCAGTATTTCcgcaatttctaaaatatttgtatgtgggCCAAATAAAAATCTCGCTACAGACGGTCATGCCAATGTTGGCGTTAGCAGACAAATACAATGTCAAG GATCTCGTAGAGTTATGTGTTGACTACATGATGAAACATATTGCTAAGGCCGCAACCCAAGGCTACCTTGTATCATGGTTACAGTATACAATTGCTTTTAGCCCTTATCATAAAGAGCTCACCGAAACATTAAAACGTTTTTTAAAGTGGAATTTAGAAATGGTGAGCGAATCGAAAGACTTTGTCGAATTGGATACCGCAATTATGGTGCTATTACTGCAACAAAATGATATTGTGGTGACCAGTGAGTATCAATTGTTTGGCATATTGCAACGTTGGCTTTTGCACCGGAAAGAAGTATTTGACAATGACGACATACTgacattagaagaaaaaaattcagcatTTTTGCAATTGGTCGAGCAAACTGTTGTGCACATACGATTCGCAATGATGACGCCGCGTGAGTTGGCGCACTTGTTGCTCTTTCCACTGTTGGAATACCACAAAGAGTATATCGTGCTGCGTATGGCAATAG GCATGAGCTATCAGTCAGGTCAGGAAGAACGTGTACGTGAGGTGCGATACTCACCAGAGGGCATGCTACAATTTACACCGCGTCTTTACTCCAATGACACGTGGAGTGTCAGCATATATGTGAAAGAGTTTGATCAAatcgaaaaatatacaaattatgtGACGTGCTTCTTTTCGCAACGGAATATTGCTGAAACCGAAGATG ACCATACTATTACTTGGGAGATTGAATTTTTTCCACGCGGCGTCAAATACAACAAGGCGAAAATCATTTGGGGTGAGGACGTGCCCGAGTTCTCGCTGAAAACTGTACGTCTACGTGCGACTTGCAAGTATCCGCAGCTCTATGAAGAACGTTTCAAG GTAGCTGTACTGATCACTGGCGTGCAGAATAAAATCGATCATATTCTTACCGTTCACGAGCGTACCgaatatttttcgaataaaGTGCGCGTTTTAAATGTGGACAACCTTATACCCTACGATGAGCTGGCTTTATCTTCCATTAAACTGAGCCCGCATCTGATAGGGCCTGAGCGCAATAACTTGTCGATACAAGTAATAATAGCTCCGATGGGGCCATATACATGTCGTGATGCGCCACCATTCGATTTCAAGTAA